A single region of the Enterococcus mundtii genome encodes:
- a CDS encoding proline--tRNA ligase, protein MRQSKMLIPTLREVPNDAEVLSHQILLRAGYIRQVSAGIYSYLPLANRVLEKLKTIMREEFEKIGAVEMLMPAILPAELWQESGRYETYGPNLYRLNDRNDRQMILGPTHEETFTELIRDEVNSYKKLPLNLYQIQAKYRDEKRPRFGLLRGREFIMKDAYSFHASQESLDETYKDYEKAYTEIFKRCGLEFRAIIGDGGAMGGKDSKEFMAISEIGEDTICYSTESDYAANLEMATSYYVPKKSHETQLEMEKKETPDVKTIEEVAAFFDVQPQKIIKSVLFTADEQPVLVLVRGDHEVNDVKLKNFLGADFLEEATEEEAKNYLGADFGSVGPIGVAEEVKVYADRHVQDLANAIAGANETGYHYINVNPERDFNVLAYEDLRFVQEGDPSPDNNGVLAFTRGIEIGHIFKLGTRYSESMGATVLDENGREKHVIMGCYGIGVSRLLSAIVEQNADENGIHWPKGIAPFDLHVVQMNLKDEFQTNLTNEVEKAMNEAGYQVLVDDRNERAGVKFADSDLIGCPIRITVGKKAVDGIVEVKIKKTGEMVEVRKEELVNTLPILLNQGE, encoded by the coding sequence ATGAGACAATCAAAAATGTTGATTCCAACATTAAGAGAAGTTCCAAATGATGCGGAAGTATTAAGTCATCAAATCTTACTACGTGCCGGTTACATTCGTCAGGTTTCGGCTGGAATCTATTCTTATTTACCACTTGCAAATCGTGTATTAGAAAAATTAAAAACGATCATGCGCGAAGAATTTGAAAAAATCGGCGCAGTAGAAATGTTGATGCCAGCGATTTTACCTGCTGAGTTATGGCAAGAATCTGGTCGTTATGAAACATACGGTCCCAACTTGTATCGCTTGAATGATCGTAACGATCGTCAGATGATCTTAGGACCAACACATGAAGAAACATTTACAGAATTGATCCGTGATGAAGTCAATTCATACAAAAAATTACCTTTGAATCTTTATCAGATCCAAGCAAAATACCGTGATGAAAAACGTCCCCGTTTTGGACTATTGCGTGGACGCGAGTTTATCATGAAAGATGCTTATTCTTTCCATGCGTCTCAAGAGAGTTTGGATGAAACATACAAAGATTATGAAAAAGCTTATACAGAGATCTTTAAGCGTTGTGGTCTAGAGTTCCGCGCGATCATCGGTGACGGTGGGGCGATGGGCGGAAAAGACTCAAAAGAATTTATGGCAATCTCAGAAATTGGTGAAGACACGATTTGTTATTCAACAGAAAGTGACTATGCAGCAAATTTGGAGATGGCGACGAGCTACTATGTGCCAAAAAAATCCCATGAAACACAATTGGAAATGGAAAAGAAAGAAACACCAGATGTGAAAACCATCGAAGAGGTTGCAGCTTTCTTTGACGTTCAACCACAAAAAATCATTAAGTCTGTACTTTTCACAGCAGATGAGCAGCCTGTTCTAGTTTTAGTTCGCGGCGATCATGAAGTCAATGATGTGAAATTGAAAAACTTCTTAGGTGCAGATTTCTTAGAAGAAGCAACAGAAGAAGAAGCGAAAAACTATTTAGGCGCTGATTTTGGATCAGTTGGACCAATCGGTGTAGCAGAAGAAGTCAAAGTCTATGCGGATCGTCATGTTCAAGATCTGGCCAACGCGATTGCGGGAGCGAATGAAACTGGCTACCATTATATCAATGTCAATCCAGAACGTGATTTCAATGTCCTAGCATATGAAGACTTACGCTTTGTCCAAGAAGGCGATCCTTCGCCAGATAATAATGGCGTATTAGCCTTCACTCGAGGAATCGAGATTGGGCATATCTTCAAACTAGGTACACGTTACAGTGAATCAATGGGTGCTACTGTTCTTGATGAAAATGGTCGTGAAAAACACGTGATCATGGGTTGCTATGGTATCGGTGTGAGCCGTCTACTTTCAGCGATCGTTGAACAAAATGCTGACGAAAACGGTATTCACTGGCCAAAAGGCATTGCACCATTTGATTTGCATGTCGTACAAATGAACTTAAAAGATGAGTTCCAAACGAACTTGACGAATGAAGTGGAAAAAGCAATGAACGAAGCCGGTTATCAAGTACTTGTTGATGATCGCAATGAGCGTGCCGGTGTTAAGTTTGCTGATTCTGATTTGATCGGATGTCCAATCCGTATCACCGTCGGTAAAAAAGCAGTAGATGGCATCGTCGAAGTGAAAATCAAAAAAACAGGTGAAATGGTCGAAGTTCGGAAAGAAGAACTCGTAAATACACTACCGATTTTATTGAATCAAGGCGAATAA
- the rseP gene encoding RIP metalloprotease RseP, protein MRTIITFIIVFGILVIVHEFGHFFFAKRSGILVREFAIGMGPKIYGHQAKDGTTYTLRLLPIGGYVRMAGNGDDETEMAPGMPLSLLMDSDHVVKKINLSKKIQLTNAIPMELIRYDLDEALTITGYVNGDETQEVTYAVDHDASIIEADGTELRIAPRDVQFQSAKLWQRMLTNFAGPMNNFILAILLFIVLAFMQGGVTVTNTNQIGVVTPDGAAAAAGLKENDEILSVEGKSIQTWNDLTAIITENPDKPLDFEVERNGQVSSVEVTPKAIESNGEKIGQLGIQAPMKTGFFDKIIGGTQRAFSSSLEIFKALGSLFTGFSLDKLGGPVMMFQLSSEAANQGIMTVIGLMAILSMNLGIVNLLPIPALDGGKLVLNIFEGVRGKPLSQEKEGVLTLVGFGFLMLLMVLVTWNDIQRFFF, encoded by the coding sequence ATGAGAACAATTATCACGTTCATTATCGTTTTTGGCATCTTAGTGATCGTACATGAATTTGGCCACTTCTTCTTTGCGAAACGATCAGGAATCCTAGTTCGCGAGTTTGCGATTGGCATGGGACCTAAAATCTACGGTCATCAAGCAAAAGACGGCACGACTTATACATTGCGTTTGTTACCGATCGGTGGCTATGTGAGAATGGCTGGGAATGGGGACGACGAAACGGAAATGGCCCCAGGAATGCCGTTATCACTCTTGATGGATTCAGATCATGTCGTAAAGAAAATCAATTTAAGCAAAAAGATCCAATTGACCAATGCGATCCCAATGGAATTGATCCGTTATGATCTTGATGAAGCACTCACGATCACAGGTTATGTGAATGGTGATGAAACGCAAGAAGTAACGTATGCAGTGGATCACGATGCTTCGATCATCGAGGCGGATGGGACTGAATTGAGGATCGCACCGAGAGATGTGCAGTTCCAATCAGCCAAATTATGGCAACGAATGTTAACTAACTTTGCAGGTCCAATGAATAATTTTATTCTAGCAATTCTATTATTCATCGTATTAGCGTTCATGCAAGGCGGGGTGACTGTCACAAATACCAACCAAATCGGTGTTGTTACGCCAGACGGAGCTGCGGCTGCAGCCGGACTGAAAGAAAATGATGAAATTCTTTCAGTAGAGGGAAAATCAATCCAAACATGGAATGATCTGACAGCGATCATTACTGAAAATCCAGATAAACCACTTGATTTTGAAGTTGAACGAAATGGACAGGTTTCTTCTGTTGAAGTGACACCGAAAGCAATTGAGTCAAATGGTGAAAAAATTGGTCAACTTGGGATACAAGCGCCAATGAAAACTGGCTTCTTCGATAAGATCATCGGTGGAACACAACGTGCATTTAGTAGCTCTTTGGAAATATTCAAAGCATTAGGTTCATTATTTACCGGCTTTAGCTTGGACAAATTAGGTGGACCGGTGATGATGTTCCAATTGTCTTCTGAGGCAGCGAATCAAGGGATCATGACAGTCATTGGTTTGATGGCTATCTTATCCATGAATTTAGGGATCGTCAATTTATTACCGATTCCAGCATTAGATGGTGGAAAACTAGTCTTGAATATTTTTGAAGGTGTCCGTGGTAAACCACTTAGTCAGGAAAAAGAAGGCGTTTTGACGCTCGTTGGTTTTGGCTTCCTGATGCTATTGATGGTATTAGTAACATGGAATGACATTCAACGATTCTTTTTCTAG
- a CDS encoding phosphatidate cytidylyltransferase yields MKQRVITAVVALALFIPIIWIGGIGLELVAALLAVVGVYELFRMKGLTLLSFEGVLSAIGAVFLVLPKERWFFFLPEQTNEFMLFYLTVMILLGAAVFSKNMYTIDEAGFPVVTSLYVGFGFQNFVSARTEGINVLLFGLFIVWATDIGAYLVGRRFGKRKLWPDISPNKTIEGALGGIGSALVVALLYFLLYPPQELFGHGLFVMLLLTIILSIVGQFGDLVESAIKRHYEVKDSGNILPGHGGILDRFDSLLFVFPVMYLFGLI; encoded by the coding sequence ATGAAGCAACGTGTGATCACTGCGGTCGTAGCATTGGCATTATTTATTCCGATCATTTGGATCGGAGGAATTGGTCTTGAGCTAGTAGCGGCTTTATTAGCAGTAGTTGGTGTCTATGAACTTTTTCGTATGAAAGGATTGACACTATTAAGTTTTGAAGGAGTTCTTTCTGCCATTGGTGCAGTTTTTCTTGTCCTGCCGAAAGAGCGCTGGTTTTTCTTTTTACCTGAACAAACAAATGAATTTATGTTGTTTTATTTGACTGTGATGATCCTATTGGGTGCCGCTGTCTTCTCAAAAAATATGTATACGATCGATGAAGCTGGTTTTCCAGTTGTTACTAGTTTATATGTCGGTTTTGGTTTTCAAAACTTTGTTAGTGCGCGTACAGAAGGAATCAACGTATTACTTTTTGGCTTGTTCATCGTTTGGGCAACCGATATTGGCGCATATCTAGTTGGTAGACGTTTTGGTAAGCGTAAGCTATGGCCAGATATCTCACCCAATAAAACGATTGAAGGTGCATTAGGGGGAATAGGTAGTGCGTTAGTTGTTGCCTTACTATATTTCTTACTTTATCCACCACAAGAATTGTTTGGACATGGCTTATTCGTCATGTTACTCCTAACGATCATTCTATCGATCGTAGGCCAATTTGGGGATCTAGTCGAGTCGGCAATTAAACGCCACTATGAGGTCAAAGATTCAGGGAACATTTTACCTGGACACGGTGGGATCTTAGATCGATTCGATAGTCTATTGTTCGTCTTTCCAGTCATGTACTTATTTGGATTGATATAA
- a CDS encoding isoprenyl transferase, with protein MLRFFPQKNKYIQEKSEHHFDAQRDIPKHIAIIMDGNGRWAQNRRLPRVAGHKEGMETVKKVTKKASRLGVKVLTLYAFSTENWKRPKEEVNFLMQLPVDFFDTFVPELIAENVKVQVMGYEELLPEHTQDAVRRAIEQTKENTGMILNFALNYGSRAEIISAVKAISEQVKENDLSTEDIDEDMIADHLMTGFLPPELRDPGLVIRTSGEERISNFLLWQIAYSELYFSKALWPDFDGAHLEEAIASYQHRDRRFGGVKSVDKGEQS; from the coding sequence ATGTTACGTTTTTTTCCGCAAAAAAACAAATATATTCAAGAAAAAAGTGAGCACCATTTTGATGCGCAGAGAGATATCCCGAAACATATCGCCATCATCATGGATGGGAATGGTCGTTGGGCACAAAACCGTCGTCTTCCACGAGTGGCTGGCCACAAAGAAGGCATGGAAACCGTTAAGAAAGTCACTAAAAAAGCTTCTCGACTTGGGGTAAAGGTGTTAACGCTCTATGCGTTTTCAACCGAAAATTGGAAACGTCCAAAAGAGGAAGTCAATTTTTTGATGCAATTACCTGTAGACTTTTTTGATACGTTCGTCCCTGAGTTGATTGCTGAAAATGTCAAGGTACAAGTGATGGGCTATGAAGAACTTTTGCCGGAACATACGCAAGATGCAGTACGCCGTGCCATTGAACAAACCAAAGAAAATACGGGAATGATCTTAAACTTCGCACTGAATTATGGTAGTCGGGCAGAAATCATCTCTGCAGTCAAAGCAATCAGTGAACAAGTAAAAGAAAACGATCTTTCTACGGAAGACATCGACGAGGACATGATCGCGGATCATTTGATGACCGGTTTCTTACCTCCCGAACTTCGCGATCCAGGATTAGTCATCCGGACAAGTGGCGAAGAACGGATCAGTAATTTCTTATTGTGGCAGATTGCTTATAGTGAATTATATTTTTCAAAAGCCTTATGGCCAGATTTTGACGGCGCCCATTTAGAGGAAGCAATCGCTTCTTATCAACATCGAGACCGTCGTTTTGGTGGCGTAAAAAGTGTAGATAAAGGAGAACAATCATGA
- the frr gene encoding ribosome recycling factor, giving the protein MADAIMTEAKDKMQKAAQNLQRELGQIRAGRANASLLDRITVNYYGAPTPLNQLASIQIPEARVLMITPFDKSVLQDIEKSIMASDIGISPTNDGNVIRLVIPQLTEERRKELAKDVKKEAENAKIAVRNIRRDAIDEYKKQQKNGDITEDDLRDLEKEVQTLTDDSIKEVDRIVADKEKELLEV; this is encoded by the coding sequence ATGGCAGATGCAATTATGACAGAAGCAAAAGACAAGATGCAAAAAGCAGCACAAAATCTACAACGTGAACTTGGACAGATCCGTGCCGGCCGTGCGAATGCGAGCTTATTAGATCGTATAACTGTTAATTATTATGGCGCACCAACACCATTGAACCAATTAGCATCGATCCAGATCCCAGAAGCAAGAGTATTGATGATCACACCATTCGATAAAAGTGTGCTTCAAGACATCGAAAAATCGATCATGGCAAGCGACATCGGTATCAGCCCAACAAATGACGGAAATGTGATCCGTTTAGTCATTCCTCAGTTAACAGAAGAACGTCGGAAAGAATTAGCGAAAGACGTGAAAAAAGAAGCTGAAAATGCGAAAATCGCTGTCCGTAACATTCGTCGTGATGCAATCGATGAGTACAAGAAACAACAAAAAAATGGCGATATCACAGAAGATGATTTGCGTGACTTAGAAAAAGAAGTGCAAACTCTAACAGATGATAGTATCAAAGAAGTAGATCGTATCGTTGCAGACAAAGAAAAAGAATTGCTTGAAGTATAA
- the pyrH gene encoding UMP kinase, with protein MVTPKYQRVVLKLSGEALAGDEGFGIKPPVIKEIIQEIKEVHELGVEMAIVVGGGNIWRGQIGAQMGMERAQADYMGMLATVMNALALQDTLENVGVPTRVQTSIEMRQIAEPYIRRKAERHLEKGRIVIFAGGTGNPYFSTDTTAALRAAEIGADVILMAKNNVDGVYSADPKIDSTAVKFDELTHMEVIAKGLQVMDSTASSLSMDNDIPLLVFNLNEHGNIRRAILGENIGTTVRGK; from the coding sequence ATGGTCACACCAAAATATCAGCGTGTCGTCTTAAAATTAAGTGGAGAAGCTTTAGCTGGAGATGAAGGGTTTGGAATCAAACCACCAGTTATCAAAGAAATCATCCAAGAAATCAAAGAAGTCCACGAGTTAGGCGTAGAGATGGCAATTGTTGTCGGCGGTGGAAATATCTGGCGCGGTCAAATTGGCGCACAAATGGGGATGGAACGTGCACAAGCGGATTACATGGGCATGTTAGCAACTGTGATGAATGCTTTAGCATTACAAGATACATTAGAAAATGTTGGTGTTCCTACACGCGTACAAACCTCAATTGAAATGCGACAAATCGCAGAACCATACATCCGTCGTAAAGCAGAGCGTCATTTAGAGAAAGGGCGCATCGTTATTTTTGCCGGTGGTACTGGAAACCCTTATTTTTCTACAGATACAACTGCGGCATTACGTGCAGCTGAAATTGGCGCTGATGTTATTTTAATGGCTAAGAACAATGTTGACGGTGTTTATTCTGCCGATCCAAAAATCGATTCAACAGCAGTGAAATTCGATGAATTGACACACATGGAAGTCATTGCAAAAGGATTACAAGTAATGGATTCAACTGCTAGTTCATTGAGTATGGACAATGATATCCCGTTACTTGTGTTCAATCTTAATGAACATGGAAACATTCGCCGAGCAATCTTAGGTGAAAATATCGGAACAACCGTAAGGGGGAAATAA
- the tsf gene encoding translation elongation factor Ts, whose amino-acid sequence MADVTAKMVKELRDMTGVGMMDAKKALVEVEGDIEKAVDLLREKGMAKAAKKNDRIAAEGLASVAVKGNTAAIVEVNSETDFVSKNEMFQDLVKEIAELVAENKPADMDAAMKIKTSKGTVESDLIEATQVIGEKISFRRFEVIEKDDNAAFGGYLHMGGRIAVLAVLEGTTDEAVARDVAMHVAAINPRYVNETQIPEAELDHERTVLTEQALNEGKPANIVEKMVEGRLNKFKAEIALVDQPFVKDPDMTVEKFVASKGATVKSFVRFEVGEGIEKREDNFVEEVMNQVKK is encoded by the coding sequence ATGGCAGACGTTACAGCTAAAATGGTAAAAGAACTACGCGACATGACTGGCGTAGGAATGATGGACGCGAAAAAAGCATTGGTTGAAGTTGAAGGTGACATCGAAAAAGCAGTAGATCTTTTACGTGAAAAAGGAATGGCTAAAGCTGCGAAGAAAAACGATCGTATCGCCGCTGAAGGTCTTGCTTCAGTTGCAGTGAAAGGTAATACTGCAGCAATCGTTGAAGTCAACTCAGAAACAGACTTCGTTTCTAAAAACGAAATGTTCCAAGACTTAGTAAAAGAAATCGCTGAACTAGTTGCTGAAAACAAACCAGCTGACATGGACGCAGCAATGAAAATCAAAACATCAAAAGGAACAGTTGAATCTGACTTGATCGAAGCAACACAAGTTATCGGTGAAAAAATCAGCTTCCGTCGTTTTGAAGTAATCGAAAAAGATGACAACGCTGCATTTGGCGGTTACCTACACATGGGTGGACGTATTGCTGTATTAGCTGTTTTAGAAGGTACAACTGACGAAGCAGTAGCTAGAGACGTAGCGATGCACGTAGCAGCGATCAACCCTCGTTATGTAAACGAAACACAAATTCCTGAAGCTGAATTAGATCACGAACGTACAGTCTTGACTGAACAAGCATTGAACGAAGGCAAACCAGCGAACATCGTTGAAAAAATGGTTGAAGGACGCTTAAACAAATTTAAAGCTGAAATCGCATTGGTTGACCAACCATTCGTTAAAGATCCTGATATGACTGTTGAAAAATTTGTTGCTTCTAAAGGCGCAACTGTGAAATCATTTGTCCGCTTTGAAGTCGGCGAAGGTATCGAAAAACGCGAAGATAACTTTGTAGAAGAAGTAATGAACCAAGTGAAAAAATAA
- the rpsB gene encoding 30S ribosomal protein S2, with the protein MAVISMKQLLEAGVHFGHQTRRWNPKMKKYIFTERNGIYIIDLQKTVKLVDAAYDYMKSVAEEGGVALFVGTKKQAQEAIKDEATRAGQYFVNHRWLGGTLTNWDTIQKRIARLKQINAMEEDGTFAVLPKKEVAGLNKQRERLEKFLGGIADMPRIPDVMYIVDPRKERIAVQEAHKLNIPIVAMVDTNCDPDEIDVVIPSNDDAIRAVKLITSKMADAFIEGNQGEDQVVEEDFSAENTATSIEEIVDVVEGDNSSAE; encoded by the coding sequence ATGGCAGTAATTTCAATGAAACAATTACTAGAAGCCGGCGTACACTTTGGTCACCAAACGCGTCGCTGGAACCCAAAAATGAAGAAATACATCTTCACAGAAAGAAACGGAATCTACATTATTGACTTGCAAAAAACAGTTAAATTAGTAGATGCAGCTTACGATTACATGAAGAGCGTAGCAGAAGAAGGCGGCGTTGCTTTATTCGTAGGTACAAAAAAACAAGCACAAGAAGCAATCAAAGATGAAGCTACTCGTGCTGGACAATACTTTGTAAACCACCGTTGGTTAGGTGGAACATTGACAAACTGGGATACGATCCAAAAACGTATCGCTCGTTTGAAACAAATCAATGCAATGGAAGAAGATGGAACTTTTGCAGTTCTACCTAAAAAAGAAGTTGCTGGTTTGAACAAACAACGTGAACGTCTTGAAAAATTCTTAGGTGGTATCGCTGATATGCCAAGAATCCCAGATGTAATGTACATCGTTGACCCACGTAAAGAACGCATTGCCGTTCAAGAAGCACACAAATTGAATATCCCAATCGTAGCAATGGTTGATACAAACTGTGATCCAGATGAGATCGACGTAGTTATCCCATCAAACGACGACGCAATCCGTGCCGTTAAATTGATTACTTCAAAAATGGCTGATGCTTTCATCGAAGGAAATCAAGGGGAAGATCAAGTAGTTGAAGAAGATTTTTCAGCAGAAAACACAGCGACTTCAATCGAAGAAATCGTTGATGTTGTTGAAGGCGACAACTCTTCAGCAGAATAA
- a CDS encoding arginine repressor has translation MRKTERHLLIKQIIEDYTIRTQDEMLAKLTEMGVSATQATISRDIRDLKIVKAPDENGVSHFVLFKEKETAESKSEDEKRLIQMIEDIVLKVERVHFLTIVHTLPDNAPLFAAVLDEIKPPHIVSTIAGFDTTIIISKDDEDAQLVENFLHHPTTATIF, from the coding sequence ATGCGAAAAACTGAGCGACACTTGTTGATTAAACAAATCATTGAAGATTATACGATCCGTACACAAGATGAAATGTTAGCTAAGCTGACTGAAATGGGTGTATCTGCGACTCAAGCGACGATTTCAAGAGATATACGTGACTTAAAAATCGTCAAGGCGCCTGATGAAAATGGTGTTTCCCATTTTGTCCTGTTCAAAGAAAAGGAGACAGCTGAATCAAAAAGCGAAGATGAAAAACGTTTGATCCAGATGATTGAAGATATCGTGTTAAAAGTGGAACGAGTTCATTTTTTGACTATCGTCCACACCTTACCAGACAACGCACCATTGTTCGCTGCTGTCTTAGATGAAATCAAACCGCCTCATATCGTTAGTACGATTGCTGGCTTTGATACAACGATCATTATTTCGAAAGATGATGAAGATGCGCAGTTAGTTGAAAACTTCTTGCATCATCCCACTACAGCTACAATTTTTTAA